CTCCACCAGCTCATCCCTTGGTGCAGAAGCTGAACGATCATCATCAGCTCAAGAAGATACAAGTCATCATAAAGACCTCAACTATGGCAGCAGAGACAACAGGGACACCATCAACCGACCTAGTGGTCCTCCTCTGGGACCAAGGAAGCAGGGTGTTCAAAGGTTTCAAGGGAGGGGAATATATCAAGAGGATTCTAGATTCAACCAGGGACATCATATAAACCCAAAACTTGCTTCTCTTCTATTCAAGAGAAACTACCAATAAGCAATTTAACGTGGATGGCGGGCAGGTTTGCACATCCAAGCATGCTTTTCAATCTCTCAACCTCTCAatgctatatatttttttcagatatgACGAATCTCTTGCAAGCATCAAGCAAAAATCTGAAAGTAATCCAAGCAGTTTCAAAActtcaatatatattttttctctcaCAATATTATACCAATGCTTTACATGCTGATGCAGATAGCATTAACCATTTTCTTCCCTTTAAAACATGAATCCaacacatgcatacatacaagtATAAACAGAGATAGCCTAGTTTGAACTTTGAATACCTCATCAAACTACATTCAGCATCCTTCTTCCACGTTAGTTGCTTCCACAATCATTCATCACCAATAATCATTCATTTATACCACTTTCTAACTCAAAAGTTCAGTTGCATTCACAGTGACATTCTTGTCAATCATGACTTCACAGCCTTAAATGAATGCAAGAACTGATAAACTTATCTTCTACTTTGTGAAATGTACTCGttattccttttcttccttaagCACCATCTTATAAGAGACAGCAACACCGGATAGCAACTGATAAAAAAGTGACAATGGGAGTCAATCTATAAACCCTCTTCAAAATAACATAGTAGAAAGATTCATCATATCGAAAGAAAGATTCATCATATTGCTTTTAATATTAACCATTCATACACTAAGATCAAAGCATTACATGCAAGTCCACATGCCCGATGCTGGTTCTGATACTGAAGGCCACTTTTAATATTAACACAAATTGAAGCTTTTGTAGTGCTTTTTCATGAGAACAATCGAGATTCTGAAAAGCATGGGCAATATCCCTAATTATATCTAGCTATCAACATATTAAAAGTGCCGTGCTTGCAAGAGTCTCCACACATATTCACCATGCATAATTGTACCATTAAAATGGGCCTTTCCTAGCAGCATCCAAAATCATTCCAACTCCTAAGCTTTCTCCAATAGATGCATTCTTAATCCTATAGTTATTTTTTCAAATTCAATTCAGCACCTCTATCTCAACTATACTAAtgcccatatttttttttcataaagcaCTACCTATTTTTTCTCTGGGTCTCTATTGAGCAGACAGTAAGAAAAGCCCTTAGGACACTCCACTTCAACCCTACTCTTATTGTACAGTACGTGCCTTTTTTCAAACCCCATCTCCCTCAGAATTTTTTTGTATAAAGATTAAAGACAACAATGATCAGACTAGGAAAGTTTCCAGCTGAGAACAGCAAATAGAATCCTACTAAAAGACCTCATTTTGAACATGAATGGTGCTCTAATTGTAGGTTTGTGCCATTTAACGAACAATTATTCTCAGCCCGAGCCCTTTTTCGATATTTAATTAGGCATACCACAGctcaaaaaaacaaagaacaaaAGAGAGTTCAGAAATTGAAATCAATTGCATACACACTGAAATTTAACAATGAATATGCATGATATCAATAAAGTAATAACTATCAGTTCTATGTACAGGGAAAGGAATTTAACAAGAACATCCAGAAATATAAGCTATTAATAGGTGACACCGTAACACATCCAAAGGAGAAACATCAATTCAAACCAAGGCACCAACTAGCAAGTAAACATCCATTATGTAGAAATCTCTTTACCTTAAATccataaccataaccatcaacCCTTGTCATTGTCAACACAACATAAGCCTTATTCATAAAAGAACATCCTCAAATATTCACCACATAAGCATATTATAAAATAGGCCTTCCACAGCCTCATCATATATTATTTACAATTCTTAGATTTCCTGCATTAGATTTGTTAGAAACCCTTCCTCCAAAATTCAATAGGTCATATCTGGTGCCCTTTTACTTTGATTCATAACATATCATCTCCCTTATTGTGCTGCTATTGGTCTTCTAAGTCTCTAATGTCTGTAGCTATCACACTGCACCTTAGAAGCACCCTCCATCCACCCTGCAATAATTCTACCCACCCACCCACACAAATACATCTACCTCAAAATTTAAGCCAAAATGATTGAACTGGAACATTTCTTAGTTGCGCGCAATCAAAATAATGAAGTGCTGATATATTTCAGGTTTACTTTGTGCACAAATATTATTCGCGACTTTATAGCCATATTATGAGTTTCTATTGGTAATCAAGATTCACAATTCTAACACAAACATCACTTGACAAAAAGGAACAATAACCCTGGTTCTTAAGCATTCTCCTCATGTTCAAGTTCATAGATATCATAGCTCAAAACATCAAAGACcacaaagtttaaacatcaaaATGATTTGCATGTAAAACAAAGATTGACAATGAATATACATGAAAGAAAAATCTAACTACTACTAACCCAATGGATGTCAAGTACACATTGACCATCCAATTTCCAAAAATTGAGCAACAAGACATATTCCAAGGTTCAACATACCCATGGGTTCTGCCTCGTACCAGGTATATCGTTCCATACTTGCACCGAAACAAGACTCAAAACAGGAAATGTATCGACTCTCAACACACCAAACTGACCCCATACTAGGCGTACTGACATTGTACCATAATGGTAGCaatccttgatgtatttagctttcCATAAAgggaagtaaacattttaggaTTGTAAGCACTTATTTCATGTGCATCATACTAAGTATGCATATAATTAAAAGGAATGGAACACCCAATGCAGAGTAGGTTGATGCCTTTGCTATTGCCACAAATAATGGATAGTCATGATGATATACGAACACTATTAAATGCATTTATGCcataaagaagatgaagagacaTTCTCTAGCATACAAAATAGAAAATGAGTAGACAGATAAATAATATATACTCATACAATAGCATGAAGAATTAGACCCATCTGATGATTCTTTGCATAAATAGAAGCCCCAACTATAGATGATTTGGAGGCtaatgaaagaaataaagaatagCAGCGATGACCCTACAACAATATAATCCAATACTGCCAAACCAAATAAGCGGCACCATTTTAGGTGAAGACTACTGCATCAGTTAAAAAACATAACAAAGATTTGCCAACATGTTTTATAGAAAATTTACACAGAAAAGAACTGAATTAAAGATTATTTAAGAACCCACCATGGATTATTGATCATTCTCGTCCAGAGCACTACAAACTTAACTAAAACATAAAATGCTTGCAGATAGAAATCTCAATATTCCACTTGATAAACGTAAAACGATCTCTTCAGATGTATCAACTCAAACACATTCCAGCATCGAAAATCTAAATGATGACAGCTCTTACGAATAAAATGAAAATTTCTCCATCTTAAAATTGAAAGGAAAGAAGTAGCCAAAGCTCTCTAATCGAATAAGCTGAATCCCATGTCGTCATCACTCTCCTCCTTCGGCTCCTCCTGCATCAAGAACAGGAGCCGATAAAAATTAACATCCTCGGTAACCTCAAAATCACACTATTCATCCCATCATGCATAATAACGACAAATTTAAATTTGGAAAAGAAATCCACCTTCTTCTCCTCAGCTTCCGGCGCGGCAGCAGGCGCAGCTGCACCACCAGCCGGCGCTGAGACCGCAACAGGAGAACCGCCTCCCCCTACATTAAACGACCCAATAAGCATCATTTAAACCACCCAATAAGCATAAAAAGATTGCGCGGAGAAGGGAAGCAACGGGGTTCGAACCGGAACCAACGCTCAAGATGAGGTCGTCCACGCTCCTCTTCTCGAGCAGCTTGGCGAAGAGCGGAGCCCAGTAGGAGTCTATCTTCAGATTGGCGGCCTTCACCAAGGTGGAAATCTTCTCCGCCTGTCATCAACCAAATCAAAAACCCTAGCTTTAGATTACATGCAGCATCAAAACactagaaaagaaggaagaagaaggagaagagaaggagaagaagaggagaaccgTGATGGCGATCCCATCATCGTGGAGGATGAGGGCGGCGTAGGAGCAGGCGAGCTCTCCGGTGGACATCGCGAGATCAATCGAGCGAGCTGCTAAGATCCGAAGAACAAAGAAGACGTGAGAAATTTGGAGGAAATTCGTTTCGGAAAAATTGGGGCGAGGAAGAGCAGGTGGGATCTTACCCGAGAGGAGATCTGGATAGAGAGGCGAGGACGGGATGCCTCCTTGTTCTGCCTTGTGCGATCCTTCTAGGGTTTCGGTGGCGATGGTACGAAGGCCTTTTATatgagacgggccgtgccgttAGGGTTTTGGGATCCCAGAACTTGAAGTGCGGAGGCACGGCGTCCGGGCTGGGTTGTTGTTTTTGGGCTCGGCATTGCCAGAAGATTGTTATGTCTCCGGCCCatcttaagttttttttttcagaaaccgATTTTATGTTCTGCTAAGATATATTATATttcaaaacaataaaaattcTATTCCGAAAGTGGAGTTGAGAGCGGCGTGGGCTAGCCTGAGATATGCACGGTGTGTGCTGCAGGCCAGAGTAGTTCCGCTGGCGGGCAACTCGGTTACAGTGATTGGCTGGATCCAGAGGGAATCGGGTGGTGCGGATAGGTGTCACCCACTACTCCGGAACATTTGGATCATGGTGAGAGATGATGTTGAGTTCAAAGCTAGGCATATTTATGGAGAGGCTAACGGGGCTGCGGACTGGGTAACCTCGTATGTGGCTGATCATTTTGGAGGTATTCTATGAGTCAGAGAAAAAGAATTGCCTAGTGCACTCCGTGATGTGTTATCTTTAGactttttttggatgtattcatatTAGAGGCGTATGAGCCAACACtgtagcaaaaaataaaaaaataagaaaatcaaTTATAGCTATAATATATTGGGGAAGGGACTCCCATTGGAATTCCATTCAAAGGAGTTTAAGATTGAGATGGTCAGCATCTAGGGAATTTAAAATCATCCCTCTTTTAGCAGGGCATCTGCTGATCTGTTTTGAAAGAAAAGGAGATATAGGTAAGGGCCAACGGATCATGAGTTGGGGCTGGTCGGGTCTTAGCTTTAGAGCATTAGCACTCAACTATGGTGCTGGTGAGAACTCCATCCGCTCTGCTACTTCGTGGGTTAGATTTTCTTGACCTTCCAGTGGAGCTTTAAGAGTGGAACATGCTTCTTCAGGTAGCGGCAGCAGCCGGAGTACCCAAGTTCATTGATAATTGTACCAAAGAGATGATCAAAGGGGGCTATGCAAAAGTCTATGATTCGGGCCATGGTTTATGATGGATGGGTGATTCAGGCAAGGCAAATATTCAGAAAAACGAATGGGGCTGCAGATTGGGTAGCTTCTTTTGTTGCTAACCACTCAGGGGACCACCTATGGGTAGGCGAGGCAAAGTTGCCTAATGCTCTTCATGATGTATTACTTTTTGactttcttgattatatccgtACACGTATGTATGATACTTTCGTTTtagcacccaaaaaaaaaaaagtaatgaaGTTGTCAAAGCAATAGATAAATTAAGGACATGAGATAACCCCTAACCACTTTGCCTCTTTGTCCTAATGAATGCCTTCTCTTGGAATTGTAGAATAGCGGCGTAGCCGTCGTTCCTAAATTATCTTAAGCATCTGATCAGAAAGTATGAGATTGATATTTTCAGGTGAATCACTTgaataagtaaagaaaatatCAGGAATCAATAGAACATATTTGCTATGGTTGTGAAGGGGCTCTCAAGTTAAATTTTTGTGGCATGGAAGAAAAACTTACAATCTGTTGAAATTTGCAGCACTAACAAACAAGCTATTTTTGATTAGTCATAATTAAAGATCATCAGCCGCGCACATGTGGAAAATAATGCAGAATAATTCGGGATATGGTGCAAAATAGGGTTTTACCAGGTCATCTGGTTATGATCATTGGAGATTCAATGTAATCAGTTCAAACCGGAAGAGAAAGGAGGGCGGAAATTTAAAGAAAATGGAGATAACAGGGAGCTCAAAAATTTCATCAGGGAGAATAGATTGATGGATTTGATATATAGTGGCTGCCAACATACTTGTTGGGAAAGATCAGATAGAGAAATGGCTATGGATAGTTGGATTGACATGTTCCCATAATCTAAACTCTTTCATCTTCCAAGAATCGGCTCGGATCATTGTCTAATTCTATTAAAATTGAGGCTACAAGAAACAAAAGACCTACACCATTCAGATTTGAGAATTTTTGGCTATGTTGTGATGGAGTTCAAGAGATCGTCAGGAGGGCATAGCATTTCAATGGCAATGTATCAAAAGGAGTTAAGGTTACCAAGACGCTCACAAATACTAAGAAGGCTTTATTAAAGTGGAAGAAGGAATATATTGGTAATTTATTTCAGAAAACATTAAGGTTGGGAGCACAAATGTTACAAGAGAAGCATATTGAATGTGGTGGGCTAAATTCTCGAATACAAACTACACTACCCATGAGAATGACAAGGTGTTGAAGCTCCAAGAAATTTTATGGCGTCAAAAGTCTAGAGTTAAATAGCTCAAAGAGGAAGATGCAAACAAATCATTTTTCCACAAAGCAACTATGcttagaagaagaaagagtaaaattaattacgAGGATGGTTCAACACTGCAGATGAAATCAAATCCACTATTCAAAGTTACTTCAAAAAGCAATTGAATTTGCTGGTTGTCAAGGCTCACATTCAGCTTCCTCCAACACATAGCAAGGTAATGAGGCAGCAAAAACTATATCTTATCCAAGATGTAACAGAGATGGAAATACAAGAAGCTATATTTCAATTATCATCTGACAAAGTCCCAAATCTTGATAGTTtccaaccgctattcttcaaaGCCTTCTGGTCGATTATCGAAGGAGACATGGTAGCTATAATAAAGAAATCCTTTGTATCCTTCCAGAAGCTAGGGGTTTGGAAAGCAACATATATCACACTTATCCCAAAAGAGGATTACCCTATGGAGGTTAAAGATTATAGAGTAATCAGTTTATGCAATACTTTACATAAAATTATTACCAAAATATTAGTCAACCGAATGGAGGTGTTTAAGCGTACTCTAATTTCAGTTGAGCAAGGAGTCTTTATTTCAAATAGAAGTAGTACAGATAATATTATAGtagctcaataaatttttcaTTCTATGAAAAAGGCATTGATGGAAGAAATATTAGGCACCTCGACTTTGGACCAGACCGACCTCCTTGACCTTGGTATAAACCAACGTAAACAACTTCAGCTCTGGCCAAAGAGCCAATCAGCCGAGGAGCCACCAACCGAGGAGCCAATTAGCATGTGCCGACAAGGACTGACAGTTCTGGCCACCTGCAGTTGTGGAACTCTACATTCGGCGCACGGTCAGTGCCGTATGCCGCCCACGCAGAACGATGCCTACGTCATAGTCGTACTACTATCCATTACCTGTCCATTGATGCATGTCACATCAGATCAAGTAACGACAAAACAGGCTGCCCTATTGCCCTATATAAAAGGGCAGCCCGAAAGACCTCAAGTATGAGATAAAAAAAGCATTATTTATAGAAAACTCAACTCTACTGAAATCCCTTTGTTTCATATTGTTGCCTCTCTATCCTAACTTAGCCATCAGAGGGTCCGCCGCCGGAAACTCTCTGGCAAGTATACTTTTTGTAGGCCGTTTCTAGAGGAGACCAATTATCCCCACCTAGGCCAGCCGGTTCAGCTCAGTTCTTGCCGACCTCAGAGTCATCCGAGCTGCGCTCCGATCTTAGTTCGGATTCAGCAGcaatatgcatcaaaaagaaaatctctaaTGGTGATCAAGGCTGATATAGAGAAGGCATATAATAGGATGTCTTGGAATTATCTTTATGAAGTTCTCAAGCACTTTGAGTTCCATTAGAAATTCATTAGATGGACTATGAG
The window above is part of the Phoenix dactylifera cultivar Barhee BC4 unplaced genomic scaffold, palm_55x_up_171113_PBpolish2nd_filt_p 001312F, whole genome shotgun sequence genome. Proteins encoded here:
- the LOC103714960 gene encoding 60S acidic ribosomal protein P1-like, which encodes MSTGELACSYAALILHDDGIAITAEKISTLVKAANLKIDSYWAPLFAKLLEKRSVDDLILSVGSGGGGSPVAVSAPAGGAAAPAAAPEAEEKKEEPKEESDDDMGFSLFD